The following are encoded in a window of Harmonia axyridis chromosome 7, icHarAxyr1.1, whole genome shotgun sequence genomic DNA:
- the LOC123684086 gene encoding perlucin-like isoform X2, with the protein MKQIGFNVFILVLCVSFNGLQTLGTNDKAGPLWVLQMGNRENAPMSSRGLVISHNSIDSANSQVMNDAIMEYVKNQNVMKNSLLPLVELNGHYYYFEKYFKSNFIKAMQYCREHGMDLLSIETGVENIEIIAYLKKNYPKAEHIWTSGTDMGEEGSFVWLSTGRPLNFTSWCNGQPDNAGKNEHCLEILRLGVENYVWNDRSCLSEYNFICEVKQ; encoded by the exons atgaaacaaattggTTTTAATGTGTTTATTTTAGTTTTATGTGTCTCCTTTAATG GATTACAAACATTGGGCACTAATGATAAAGCTGGGCCACTATGGGTTCTACAAATGGGAAATAGAGAAAATGCTCCCATGTCCTCTAGAGGATTGGTTATTTCACACAATTCCATCGATTCTGCAAACTCTCAGGTGATGAATG atgcAATAATGGAATACGTCAAGAATCAAAATGTTATGAAGAATTCCTTGCTACCTCTGGTTGAACTCAAcgggcattattattatttcgagaAATACTTCAAG TCCAATTTTATCAAAGCGATGCAATACTGTAGGGAACATGGCATGGATCTGCTCAGCATAGAAACAGGCGTAGAAAACATAGAAATTATTGCCTACTTAAAGAAAAATT ATCCAAAAGCTGAACATATCTGGACTTCTGGAACTGATATGGGAGAGGAAGGCTCATTTGTGTGGTTGTCAACTGGAAGACCCTTGAACTTCACAAGTTGGTGTAATGGACAACCAGATAATGCAGGAAAAAATGAGcattgtttggaaatacttaGATTGGGTGTTGAAAATTATGTGTGGAACGACAGATCTTGTCTTAGtgaatataatttcatttgCGAAGTTAAGCAATAA
- the LOC123684086 gene encoding perlucin-like isoform X1 codes for MKQIGFNVFILVLCVSFNGIQTLGTNDKAGPLWVLQMGNRENAPMSSRGLVISHNSIDSANSQVMNDAIMEYVKNQNVMKNSLLPLVELNGHYYYFEKYFKSNFIKAMQYCREHGMDLLSIETGVENIEIIAYLKKNYPKAEHIWTSGTDMGEEGSFVWLSTGRPLNFTSWCNGQPDNAGKNEHCLEILRLGVENYVWNDRSCLSEYNFICEVKQ; via the exons atgaaacaaattggTTTTAATGTGTTTATTTTAGTTTTATGTGTCTCCTTTAATGGTA TACAAACATTGGGCACTAATGATAAAGCTGGGCCACTATGGGTTCTACAAATGGGAAATAGAGAAAATGCTCCCATGTCCTCTAGAGGATTGGTTATTTCACACAATTCCATCGATTCTGCAAACTCTCAGGTGATGAATG atgcAATAATGGAATACGTCAAGAATCAAAATGTTATGAAGAATTCCTTGCTACCTCTGGTTGAACTCAAcgggcattattattatttcgagaAATACTTCAAG TCCAATTTTATCAAAGCGATGCAATACTGTAGGGAACATGGCATGGATCTGCTCAGCATAGAAACAGGCGTAGAAAACATAGAAATTATTGCCTACTTAAAGAAAAATT ATCCAAAAGCTGAACATATCTGGACTTCTGGAACTGATATGGGAGAGGAAGGCTCATTTGTGTGGTTGTCAACTGGAAGACCCTTGAACTTCACAAGTTGGTGTAATGGACAACCAGATAATGCAGGAAAAAATGAGcattgtttggaaatacttaGATTGGGTGTTGAAAATTATGTGTGGAACGACAGATCTTGTCTTAGtgaatataatttcatttgCGAAGTTAAGCAATAA
- the LOC123684085 gene encoding perlucin-like isoform X2 has protein sequence MIICFMLFNIIISIYFRCRIQQHPSDKTGILTLGTNDKAGPLWVLQIGNRENAPMSSRGLVISHNSIDSANSQLMNDAIMEYVKNQNVMKNSLLPLVELNGHYYYFEKYFKSNYIKAMQYCREHGMDLLSIETGVENIEIIAYLKKNYPKVERFWTSGTDMGEEGSFVWLSTGRPLNFTSWCNGQPDNGGKNEHCLAIQRLGVENYVWNDRSCLDEYNFICEVKQ, from the exons ATGATCATATGTTTTATGTTGTTCAACATTATAATCAGTATCTATTTCCGGTGCAGAATTCAACAACATCCTTCTGATAAAACAG GCATACTAACATTGGGCACTAATGATAAAGCTGGACCACTATGGGTTCTACAAATTGGAAATAGAGAAAATGCTCCCATGTCCTCTAGAGGATTAGTTATTTCACACAATTCCATCGATTCTGCAAACTCTCAGTTGATGAATG ATGCAATAATGGAATACGTCAAGAATCAAAATGTTATGAAGAATTCCTTGCTACCTCTGGTTGAACTCAAcgggcattattattatttcgagaAATACTTCAAG TCCAATTATATCAAAGCGATGCAATACTGTAGGGAACATGGCATGGATCTGCTCAGCATAGAAACAGGCGTAGAAAACATAGAAATTATTGCCTACTTAAAGAAAAATT atccAAAAGTTGAACGTTTCTGGACTTCTGGAACTGATATGGGAGAGGAAGGCTCATTTGTGTGGTTGTCAACTGGAAGACCCTTGAACTTCACAAGTTGGTGTAATGGACAACCAGATAATGGAGGAAAAAATGAGCATTGCTTGGCAATACAAAGATTGGGTGTTGAAAATTATGTGTGGAACGACAGATCGTGTCTTGatgaatataatttcatttgtgAAGTTAAGCAATAA
- the LOC123684085 gene encoding C-type lectin 37Da-like isoform X1 gives MLFNIIISIYFRCRIQQHPSDKTGDVNSRGNTFKLNRYIYVTHLRFEYLSGRVHFELNDTYSSSEMKQIGFHVFILVLCFSFNGILTLGTNDKAGPLWVLQIGNRENAPMSSRGLVISHNSIDSANSQLMNDAIMEYVKNQNVMKNSLLPLVELNGHYYYFEKYFKSNYIKAMQYCREHGMDLLSIETGVENIEIIAYLKKNYPKVERFWTSGTDMGEEGSFVWLSTGRPLNFTSWCNGQPDNGGKNEHCLAIQRLGVENYVWNDRSCLDEYNFICEVKQ, from the exons ATGTTGTTCAACATTATAATCAGTATCTATTTCCGGTGCAGAATTCAACAACATCCTTCTGATAAAACAGGTGATGTAAATTCCAGGGGAAACACATTCAAATTAAACAGATATATATATGTAACACATCTTCGATTTGAATATCTTAGTGGACGTGTACATTTCGAGTTAAACGATACTTATTCTTCGTCTGAAATGAAACAAATTGGTTTTCATGTGTTTATTTTAGTTTTATGTTTCTCCTTTAATG GCATACTAACATTGGGCACTAATGATAAAGCTGGACCACTATGGGTTCTACAAATTGGAAATAGAGAAAATGCTCCCATGTCCTCTAGAGGATTAGTTATTTCACACAATTCCATCGATTCTGCAAACTCTCAGTTGATGAATG ATGCAATAATGGAATACGTCAAGAATCAAAATGTTATGAAGAATTCCTTGCTACCTCTGGTTGAACTCAAcgggcattattattatttcgagaAATACTTCAAG TCCAATTATATCAAAGCGATGCAATACTGTAGGGAACATGGCATGGATCTGCTCAGCATAGAAACAGGCGTAGAAAACATAGAAATTATTGCCTACTTAAAGAAAAATT atccAAAAGTTGAACGTTTCTGGACTTCTGGAACTGATATGGGAGAGGAAGGCTCATTTGTGTGGTTGTCAACTGGAAGACCCTTGAACTTCACAAGTTGGTGTAATGGACAACCAGATAATGGAGGAAAAAATGAGCATTGCTTGGCAATACAAAGATTGGGTGTTGAAAATTATGTGTGGAACGACAGATCGTGTCTTGatgaatataatttcatttgtgAAGTTAAGCAATAA
- the LOC123684087 gene encoding lectin subunit alpha-like: MFKTFILVSLFLHVFAYNSSGRNYTNSALKIGVRVVTKDGNCNGSQPNSNISFPNSGQISAGKQSDSPKKIKFSGIPLVDLGGHFYYFETYFKANFFKAMQFCRDRGMNLLSIESEDENKRISEYLLKHANGIEEFWTSGTDLGEEGKFVWLSTGKYFTFTYWSYPQPDNAGKLGEDCVEIWKLPDRWAWNDNKCTIEFHFICEMKECTDFCS, from the exons ATGttcaaaacattcattttggtTTCGTTATTTCTCCATGTCTTCG cttATAATTCTTCTGGAAGAAACTATACAAATTCGGCCTTGAAGATAGGAGTGAGGGTGGTTACAAAGGATGGTAATTGCAATGGTAGCCAACCAAATTCCAATATATCTTTTCCAAACAGTGGGCAAATATCTGCAG ggaAACAGTCGGACTCTCCCAAGAAGATAAAATTTTCTGGCATTCCTTTAGTTGATCTTGGCGGCCATTTTTACTATTTTGAAACATACTTTAAG GCTAATTTCTTCAAAGCAATGCAATTCTGCAGAGATCGTGGAATGAACCTACTGAGTATTGAatctgaagatgaaaataaaagaatttcaGAATATCTTTTAAAACATG CAAATGGAATTGAGGAATTCTGGACATCTGGAACAGATTTAGGAGAAGAAGGGAAATTTGTGTGGTTATCCACTGGAAAATATTTTACTTTCACCTACTGGAGTTATCCTCAACCAGATAATGCCGGAAAGCTAGGAGAAGATTGTGTGGAAATTTGGAAGCTACCAGATAGATGGGCTTGGAATGACAATAAGTGTACAAtcgaatttcattttatttgtgaGATGAAAGAATGTACTGACTTCTGCTCATAA